The following coding sequences lie in one Lacerta agilis isolate rLacAgi1 chromosome 4, rLacAgi1.pri, whole genome shotgun sequence genomic window:
- the TAF10 gene encoding transcription initiation factor TFIID subunit 10: APSGEAEAAAAAEEEAAAAWSQTSARPSPSPSPPRGETAPRAAQGSWRPWPEPEGPVREVVGGGAPAFLLCPGSLSEFAFLPAGASSSSSSSSSSSSSSSSSLLAHPAEAAPSVPNGIFAPPGVAANGDSKSAALAAASSAASSSASAAPASSPASSTPLVDFLLQLEDYTPTIPDAVTGYYLNRAGFEASDPRIIRLISLAAQKFISDIANDALQHCKMKGTASGSSRNKSKDKKYTLTMEDLAPALSEYGINVKKPHYFT; encoded by the exons GCGCCATCGGGGgaagcggaggcggcggcggcggcggaggaggaggcggcggcggcttggAGCCAGACCTCAGCCCGGCCGTCCCCGTCCCCCTCCCCGCCGCGGGGGGAGACAGCGCCAAGGGCAGCCCAGGGCTCGTGGCGGCCGTGGCCGGAGCCGGAGGGGCCGGTGAGagaggtggtggggggaggggcgcCTGCCTTCCTTCTTTGCCCAGGCTCCCTCTCTGAATTCGCCTTTCTCCCCGCAGGTGCCtcttcgtcctcctcctcttcctcttcttcctcctcttcctcctcgtcctCACTGCTGGCGCATCCCGCGGAGGCGGCGCCCTCGGTGCCCAACGGGATCTTCGCGCCGCCCGGAGTGGCCGCCAACGGGGACTCGAAGTCTGCCGCCCTCGCCGCTGCCTCATCCGCCGCCTCCTCTTCGGCCTCCGCCGCCCCGGCCTCCTCTCCCGCCTCCAGCACCCCACTGGTCGACTTTCTGCTGCAACTGGAGGATTACACGCCCACG ATCCCAGATGCTGTCACGGGCTACTACCTGAACCGCGCTGGCTTCGAAGCTTCCGATCCGCGCAT CATCCGCCTGATCTCCCTGGCTGCCCAGAAGTTCATCTCCGACATTGCCAACGACGCTTTGCAGCACTGCAAGATGAAGGGGACGGCCTCTGGCAGCTCCCGAAACAAGAGCAAG GACAAGAAATACACCCTCACCATGGAGGACCTTGCCCCTGCGCTCTCCGAGTACGGCATCAACGTCAAGAAGCCCCACTACTTCACTTAG
- the ILK gene encoding integrin-linked protein kinase, protein MDDIFTQCREGNAVAVRLWLDNTENDLNQGDDHGFSPLHWACREGRSSVVDMLVMRGARINVMNRGDDTPLHLAASHGHRDIVQKLIQFKADINAVNEHGNTPLHYACFWAQEQVAEDLVASGALVSICNKYGETPLDKAKTPLRDSLKERAEKLGQSLTRIPFKDTFWKGTTRTRPRNGTLNKLAGIDFRQLTLGHKLNENQSGELWEGRWQGNGIVIKVLKPRDWTTRKSRDFNEEYPKLRIFSHPNVLPVLGACQSPPAPHPITLTHWMPYGSLYNVLHEGTNFVVDQTQAVKFALDVARGMAFLHTLEPLIPRHYLNSRSIMIDEDMTARISMADVKFSFQCPGRMYAPAWVAPEALQKKAEEINRRSADMWSFAVLLWELVTREVPFADLSNMEIGMKVALEGLRPTIPPGISPHICKLMKICMNEDPAKRPKFDMIVPILEKMQEK, encoded by the exons ATGGACGACATCTTCACCCAGTGCCGGGAAGGCAACGCCGTGGCCGTGCGCCTTTGGCTGGACAACACGGAGAACGACCTCAACCAAGG tGATGACCACGGCTTCAGTCCCCTGCACTGGGCCTGTCGCGAAGGCCGCTCCAGCGTGGTCGACATGCTGGTCATGCGAGGGGCACGCATCAACGTCATGAACCGGGGGGACGACACCCCGCTGCACCTGGCTGCCAGCCACGGCCACCGGGACATTGTCCAGAAG CTGATCCAGTTCAAGGCCGACATCAACGCGGTGAACGAGCATGGGAACACCCCCCTCCACTACGCCTGCTTTTGGGCCCAGGAGCAGGTGGCTGAG GACCTGGTGGCCAGCGGGGCTCTCGTCAGCATCTGCAACAAATATGGGGAGACACCCCTTGACAAGGCCAAGACACCCCTGCGGGACTCCCTGAAAG agCGAGCAGAGAAGTTGGGCCAGAGCCTCACACGCATCCCCTTCAAGGACACCTTCTGGAAGGGCACAACACGGACGAGACCTC GCAATGGGACTTTGAACAAGCTGGCTGGCATCGACTTCCGGCAGCTGACCCTGGGACACAAGCTCAACGAGAACCAGTCTGGAGAG CTCTGGGAAGGGCGCTGGCAGGGAAACGGCATCGTCATCAAAGTGCTCAAGCCCCGAGACTGGACGACCCGCAAGAGCCGCGATTTCAATGAGGAGTACCCCAAgctcag gATCTTCTCCCACCCCAACGTGCTGCCGGTCCTGGGCGCCTGCCagtctcctcctgctcctcaccCCATCACGCTCACCCACTGGATGCCCTATGGCTCCCTCTACAACGTGCTCCACGAAGGCACCA ACTTTGTGGTGGACCAGACGCAGGCAGTGAAGTTTGCTCTCGACGTGGCCCGGGGAATGGCCTTCCTGCACACCCTGGAGCCCCTCATCCCGCGCCACTATCTCAACAGCCGCAGCATCATG ATCGATGAGGACATGACGGCCCGGATCAGCATGGCAGATGTCAAGTTCTCCTTCCAGTGCCCTGGCAGGATGTATGCGCCAGCATGGGTGGCGCCGGAAG CTCTGCAGAAGAAGGCAGAGGAGATCAACCGCCGCTCGGCTGACATGTGGAGCTTTGCTGTGCTGCTGTGGGAGCTGGTGACCCGGGAAGTGCCCTTTGCTGACCTCTCCAACATGGAGATTGGCATGAAG gttgCCCTGGAGGGGCTGCGGCCCACCATCCCCCCAGGCATCTCCCCCCACATTTGCAAGCTGATGAAGATCTGCATGAACGAGGACCCAGCCAAGCGCCCCAAATTTGACATGATCGTCCCCATCCTTGAGAAGATGCAGGAGAAGTGA